The genomic window GTTCCCAAGAGGGTGTCCTCACCGCGCGCGCGATCGCCGCGCTGGCAGGTGAGGCCGTCGTCGCAGGTCCACCGCGCAAAGCCGCGATCACCGAGGCCACACCTCGCACCGTAGTGGCCCCTCTCGGCGAGACCACGCTCCGGTGAGGGATGGGCGCCAAAAGCGCGCCCCTCGGCCACTGCCTCCATCCCAGCCGCGCGGCGACCCCGCTCCGCGAGCAAGTGCGGCGATAGTGGGACCGCGATGGAGTTGGCGCCGGCCACGCGATCTTCGCCGAGCAAGTGAAAGCCAGCGACGCTCCTCGATTGGTGGCAACCGGCGCACGTGAGCTGGTCGAGGCGCCGGACGAGCGCCTCGGGTGATGCGATGTTGGCGCGGCCCGCGAGGTCGAGATCGCTCAGCCGCTTCGGGTCGAGCACCTGCCGGAAGGGGCGGTTGACCAGCCGCGCGAGGCCGCGCGGACTCACCGAAACGCTCTTCTTGGCGGCCCAAAGGTCGGGAAAGCGGACGGTTCCGAAATCAATGGCATCGAGGTTCCCCCGCACGAAGCGCTCGAGCTCGGCGACCTTCGCCGGCGTCTTGAAGAGCGAGACGTCCAGCGTGTTCTCGAGCGGGACGGGCACTAGCGCGTCGCCTTTCGTCTCAAAAACGCGCATCGCGTATTCGGCATGACCGGCCAGGTCGGGACGCGTCGTCGAAGGCCAACGCACGATCTGCACGTTTGCCTCAACGGCCTTGAATCGCGTTCGAAGGTCCGGAAGGCCGCCGAAGGGCCCTCGCTCCGACAGGAGCCACGCGGCCGTCACACCGTCGCTCGGAACACGCGCAAGCGCGGCCACCTTCGCGCAGTCGGTGGCTGTGGCTTCGATCTTCGTCGTCGCCGGCGGCCTCAGCCAATACGTCACGGCGAGCGTGGCCGGCAGGCGCGATGCGATGTCAATGGCGCCGTCCTTGGTCGCTTGCTTGGTCGCGTACGCGAGGCGGTAGATGAAGCGCGCTTCGCCGCACGTTCCCGGACGCACGTGGCCTCGGTCCAAGCGGTGCGTCACGCCCACGAGCTCGAAGCGCGCGCGCTTGGATCGAAGCGCGGCGACGTCGAGGAGGCGATGCGCCTTGGCCATGCCCACGCCCGCCGCTGGATCGCGCCGCGCGACATCACGCACATCTTCGTCAAAGACGCGCAACATCGAGGCGTAGCGAGGCTTGGCGGCGAGCTCGTCGTTGGCAAGAGCCGACGGCGCCCCCTCCAAGAGCGCCGCGAACGACGCGCCCCTCGCCTCGAGGTCGGCCATCAGCGCGGCGTCGGTGGCGAGGACGAACATCGGGCCCGGCGACGGAGCGACGACGCCGGCGTCTTTGGCCACGGCCGCGGCAGCGTTCTCGTGTGCCACGGCCTTGGAAGGCGCCGGGGGCGTCGAGGGCCCCACTCTTGGCTCTTGCGCTCCACACTGGGAAGCGAGCGATACGAGGAGCGAGGACAGGGCGAGGAGTCGCATGGCGAGGATCCTACGATCACGCGCCCGAAGTTCGTCGTACCATTCCGCCGTGTCTGCACACCCGGTCGCCCGGCTCACCCCGCTCCGTCGCGTCGCCCAGCGCGGCAATCGGAACGCGGAGAGCGCGCTCGTCTGCGGCGACAACCTCGACGTCATGGCGCGCCTCGGCCTATCGCACCGGGGTCGCTTTCGCCTCGCTTACGTCGATCCGCCTTACAACACGGGGCGCACCTTCAAGGAGTACAAGGACGCGCGGGCGCCCGAAGAGTGGCGCGCGATGATGCGCGTCCGCCTCGAGCTCCTCTCGCCGCTCATGGCGGAGGCCGGCACCGTCGTCGCTGAGATCGACGACACCGAGCTCGGGGCGCTGATCGCCCTTTTCGACGACGTCTTCGGCCGCGACAACCGCGTCAGCATCGTGACCGTCGTAAGGAGCGCCGCCACCGGCCACAAGGCCATCAATCGCGGCCCGGTGAACGTCGCCGACTACCTGCTCGTTTACGCGAAGGACAAGCGGCGCTTTCGCCCCAACGCTGGATACCGTCGCCGCGATCGCGATCCGGCCTACGGCACCGTCATCGCCGACCGCGCGGCGCCGCCCGAAACCTACACGTTTCAGCCGCTCGGCCGCGCCGTCGCCGAGGCCATGGGCTACCCCTCTCGCCTCGCGGCGACGCGGGCCCTTGGACGCGACGTCTTCGCCGCGCGCGTCGACCGGTTTTGCCTCGACGAGCCAGAGCGCGTCGTGCGATTCGCGCAGCCTCGCTACGAAGCCGTAAGCCAGGAGGCACGCGCGCTCATCGATCGTTCGCGCCTCGAGCCGAGCCGCGTCTTCGTGCTCCAGCGCGAAGGGTTCCGGCCGCTCATCTTGCGCGGAGGCAACCGGCTGCTCTTCCTCTCCGACAAGGTCAAAGACCACGAGGGCGAACGCTGCTTCGTCGAGCCGCTCACCAACGTATGGGACGACATCCCCTTCCAGGGTCTCGCGCGCGAAGGCGGCGTCACCTTCTCACGCAACAAGAAGCCAGAGCGACTCTTGGCGCGCATCGTTCAGCTCTTTAGCGATGTCGGCGACTGGGTCTTGGACCCCTTCCTTGGAAGCGGCACGACGGCTGCCGTCGCAGAGAAGCTCGGCCGCAAGTACGTGGGCATCGAGGGGTCACAAGCCGTCTTCGACGAGCTTTGCGTGCCCCGCCTGGAGCGCGTCATCGCGGGCAAGGACGCGGCCGGCATTCGAAAGGTCGTCGGCCAGGGCGAGGCCAAAAGCGCGAGAGGAGGCTTCGGCATCTATGCTTGACCGCGCGCGCCGCCGCCCTTCCGCCGGCCTATCCCTCAGCCTCGCGATCGCCCTGACCTTCGTCGCTTGCGAACAGCGTCCCGCGGCGACACCCGGCGCGGTCGACGCTCAGGTGGCCATCGCCAGCGGGCCGCTCGACGCCAGCGCGCCCCCCGCGTGGGCCGAGCTCGTGCGCCAAGAGCGCTACGCCGAGGCCGCCAAGGCCATCGATGCGTTGACAGAGGCGGCGCGACAGCAGCCGGAGCTTCGGTACCTCCGCGCGCGCGTCGCGCTCGAGCTCGGCGACGGTACGTTGGCCCATCGTCTGTTGGACGGCCTCGAGGCAGCCCTGCCTCTTCTCGCGGAAGACGTGCTCGATCGACGCGCCGATGCGGCCATGGCGAAGGGACGCTTCGCAGAGGCCGGCGAACGGTACGCGTCGAAGGCGAGCTTGTCGCAACAACTGAAGGCCTCGCGCGCCTTTGAGCGCGCGCTCGACGCGGCGCGCGCCCGCAGCGCCGCGGACCGCGTCGTCGCAGGAAAGACACCGCGACGCGACGAGGCAGAAGCGCGCGCGAGGCGCCTCCGGCTCGGCGGTCGCTCGGTCCGCGAAGACATCGACGACGCACGTTGGCTCGCCGTTGAAGGCGCCGACCTCCCGGAGGCCGAAGGCGCCTTGGCGCGCCTCGCGGCCCTTGAGCCGACCAAGCCCCTCGACATCACCGAGCAGACGCGCCGCGCCCGGGTCCTCGGCGACGCGGGGCGCGTCGACGACGCCATCAAGGCCGTGGAAGAGATGCCGCAGGCCGCGGGCCCGCTGGCGCAACTGGAACGCCTCAAGCTCCGCGCCGAGATCTTCTACAAATCGCGAAGCCACGCGCGCGAGGCCGCTCGGGCCTACGACGAGTGTGTGAAGTTCGCCGGCCCGCGGGCCGTGGAAGAGTCCTTCAAGGCGGCGCGCGCCCTCTCGCGCGCGGACCGCGACGACGAAGCCATCGAGCGCTTCCTTCATTTGGCGCGGCGGGCGCCGACGTCTCCTTGGGGAGAAGAGGCGCTCTTTCTCGCCGCGCGACTCGAGCTTCTCCATGGTCGTTCACCAAAGGCGGCGCGCCTCTTCGACGAGCACAAGAAGGCGCACGGCGACAAGCGCAAGGAGGCGACGAGACTGCGCGCGCTCTCGTACCTGTTGGCCGGGTACCACAGCCAAGCGATCCAACTGTTCGAGCAGCTCAGCGACGACGACCGCGAACCGCTTGCGGCGGCGCGTGCCCGAACGATGGCGGCGCTGGCGGCGCAACGCGCCGGCGACCGAACGCTCGCGGTCGCGCGTTGGACCGACGTGGCGCGCTCACGCCCACTCTCGTGGCCGGCCCTCGTGGCGCGGGCGCGGCTCGCCGAAATGAAGGCGGCGGTGCCCGCGTCCTTCGAGCCGGCCCCCACCGTTGACACGGCGCCTGCGGATCCGATTCGCGTCAATCTCCCGCCCCCCGTCGATCTCTTGCATCGCCTCGGGCTCGACGACGACGCGGAAGCGGCGCTGCGTGAGCGCGAGTCGGCGGTCACGGCCGCCGCGCCGGGCCGTTCGACGGAGGCGCTGTGCGCCGCGTACGGCGCGCTCGGTCGCGGGCGACGTCGCTACCAGGTGGCGCAGCAGATCCCTCAAAGCGCCCTCTTCGCAGCCCCCACGCCGCGCGCCCGCTGGACTTGGCAATGCGCGTATCCAGCGCCGTGGCTCGACGATGTGAGCGCAAACGAAGCGACCTTCAAATTGCCCGAGGGGCTCGTTCACGCCGTGATGCGGCAAGAGAGCGGGTTTGACCCCGACGCCGTCTCGCCCGCTCGCGCCGTCGGGCTCATGCAGCTCATGCCGGACACGGCACGCAGCGTTGCCGCCGCGGAGACCAACCTGTCCTTCGAAGAAAGCCAGCTCACGCAGCCGAGCCTGAACGTCAAGCTCGGGGCCCGCTACATGAAGACGTTGCTCGAACGGTTCCACGACAACGTGCCGCTCGCGGTGGCGGGATACAACGGCGGCCCCGACAACGTGGCCAAGTGGGCCGCGCGGCTTCCGACGGTACCGCTCGATGTCTTCGTGGAGCAGATCCCGTACGCCGAGACGCGAGGCTACGTGGTCCGCGTCCTCGGAAATCTCGCGCGCTATGCCTACTTGCGCGGCGGGGACGACGCGCTGCCGAAGCTCGTCCTGGCCCCCCTCGAGCCCAAGTAGGGCACTCGAAAAGGCCGTCGTCTCGCGCGCTGCGCGCCGGTCGCCCCCGTGGTAGGACCGACGGGATCTCGTGTTGGGCCTTCTTCTCGCCGCGCTCTTTATTCTGCTGAACGGATTCTTCGTCGCGGCGGAGTTTGCCTTCGTCAAGCTCCACGCGACGCAGTCGATCCTCGAAGCGCGCATCAAGCGCAAGGAGCGCTCGGCGATCCACGCCAAGATGGTCCTCGAGCGGCTCGACAGCTTCCTCTCCGTCACGCAATTCGGCATCACCCTCGCCAGCCTCGGCCTCGGCTGGGTCGGTGAGCCGGCCGTCGAGGCTTTCATTCGAAGCATCATCGGCACCCCGGCGACCGAGAGCAAAGCTCGTCACGCGATCATCGCCGTCGTGTCCTTCGGCATTCTCACCTTGGGTCACGTGCTCATCGGCGAGCTCGTCCCCAAGCTCGTCGCCATCCAGCGCTCGGAGGCGACGGCGCTCGTCTCCGCCACGCCGCTCCGCATTCTCCACATCAGCTTTCGGCCGCTCCTGTGGGTCCTTGAGACCTTGGGACGCGTGATCCTCAAATCGTTGGGGCTCCGCTCTGACGTGAGCGAAGGGGCGCTGACGGAGGAAGAGATCCTCGGGGTCCTCGCCGCGAGCACGCAGCGAACGCCCAAGGGCAAAGAGAAGGCCGAGCTCTTGGCGCGCGTCGTACGGTTCGGCCAGCGCACGGCGCGCCACGCTATGGTGCCCCGCGTCGACGTGATCTCCCTGCCCGTCGACACGACGCCCGCCGACGCGCTCCGCGTCGTCCAGAGCCAGGGCTATTCGCGCATTCCGCTGACGAAGAAGCGCGCGCTCGACGAGGTCGTGGGCTACCTGTACGCCAAAGACTTGGCCGGCAACGGCGCCGCGGCACGAGGTACGTCCCTCGAAGCGTTGCGCCGCGACGTGCTCTTTGTGCCGGAGACGCAGGGGCTCCTCGACGTGCTCCGCGCGATGCAGACGGGCCAAACGCACATCGCGGTGGTCGTCGACGAATACGGC from Myxococcales bacterium includes these protein-coding regions:
- a CDS encoding HlyC/CorC family transporter, with the translated sequence MLGLLLAALFILLNGFFVAAEFAFVKLHATQSILEARIKRKERSAIHAKMVLERLDSFLSVTQFGITLASLGLGWVGEPAVEAFIRSIIGTPATESKARHAIIAVVSFGILTLGHVLIGELVPKLVAIQRSEATALVSATPLRILHISFRPLLWVLETLGRVILKSLGLRSDVSEGALTEEEILGVLAASTQRTPKGKEKAELLARVVRFGQRTARHAMVPRVDVISLPVDTTPADALRVVQSQGYSRIPLTKKRALDEVVGYLYAKDLAGNGAAARGTSLEALRRDVLFVPETQGLLDVLRAMQTGQTHIAVVVDEYGGTSGILTLEDLLEEIVGEIRDESDEEQATVVKIDAGVFEIDPRATFDELGRLAGLTYESGEGAEPTGAAVLATLGRMPKVGDTVPVGQNGRATILTMNRRRVTRLKVEILPDEPA
- a CDS encoding site-specific DNA-methyltransferase: MSAHPVARLTPLRRVAQRGNRNAESALVCGDNLDVMARLGLSHRGRFRLAYVDPPYNTGRTFKEYKDARAPEEWRAMMRVRLELLSPLMAEAGTVVAEIDDTELGALIALFDDVFGRDNRVSIVTVVRSAATGHKAINRGPVNVADYLLVYAKDKRRFRPNAGYRRRDRDPAYGTVIADRAAPPETYTFQPLGRAVAEAMGYPSRLAATRALGRDVFAARVDRFCLDEPERVVRFAQPRYEAVSQEARALIDRSRLEPSRVFVLQREGFRPLILRGGNRLLFLSDKVKDHEGERCFVEPLTNVWDDIPFQGLAREGGVTFSRNKKPERLLARIVQLFSDVGDWVLDPFLGSGTTAAVAEKLGRKYVGIEGSQAVFDELCVPRLERVIAGKDAAGIRKVVGQGEAKSARGGFGIYA
- a CDS encoding transglycosylase SLT domain-containing protein, with amino-acid sequence MLDRARRRPSAGLSLSLAIALTFVACEQRPAATPGAVDAQVAIASGPLDASAPPAWAELVRQERYAEAAKAIDALTEAARQQPELRYLRARVALELGDGTLAHRLLDGLEAALPLLAEDVLDRRADAAMAKGRFAEAGERYASKASLSQQLKASRAFERALDAARARSAADRVVAGKTPRRDEAEARARRLRLGGRSVREDIDDARWLAVEGADLPEAEGALARLAALEPTKPLDITEQTRRARVLGDAGRVDDAIKAVEEMPQAAGPLAQLERLKLRAEIFYKSRSHAREAARAYDECVKFAGPRAVEESFKAARALSRADRDDEAIERFLHLARRAPTSPWGEEALFLAARLELLHGRSPKAARLFDEHKKAHGDKRKEATRLRALSYLLAGYHSQAIQLFEQLSDDDREPLAAARARTMAALAAQRAGDRTLAVARWTDVARSRPLSWPALVARARLAEMKAAVPASFEPAPTVDTAPADPIRVNLPPPVDLLHRLGLDDDAEAALRERESAVTAAAPGRSTEALCAAYGALGRGRRRYQVAQQIPQSALFAAPTPRARWTWQCAYPAPWLDDVSANEATFKLPEGLVHAVMRQESGFDPDAVSPARAVGLMQLMPDTARSVAAAETNLSFEESQLTQPSLNVKLGARYMKTLLERFHDNVPLAVAGYNGGPDNVAKWAARLPTVPLDVFVEQIPYAETRGYVVRVLGNLARYAYLRGGDDALPKLVLAPLEPK